A genome region from Thermoanaerobacterium xylanolyticum LX-11 includes the following:
- a CDS encoding phosphodiester glycosidase family protein produces the protein MKYRKAISMCISLIIIFSSIFMNGIAADAYTVITSNESQQILSKGVTEKNITYFTTDGFININVLDVDLSDSNTSISTIFNPSGFKDRMDVEDMANGNGAIAAVNGDFFDTKQGFIVGASVKDGNLLTVPYYQGNYATFAIDKNNVPSIGYWKSTSLSITLPDGNQVPVSALNNVGSIGSGTSCVIFTKDWNDETPGLIDSYKDLVEVLVDKNGSVLEVRQSQGPAAIPDGGYSIDATGDVAKILLNLKQGDKIIKNISTDPPFDNFKMAVSGGTILVQNGSIPSQFTDNVDGIYARTAIGYTEDKKHVIIATVDNANTRGMTESELAQLMLSLGAYDAMNLDGGGSTQMAIRPLGDSQAKVQNEVPGFERNVANGVGVFNTAPTGNLYAIKVEADSPNVFVGTHRAIIVKGYDANYQPVKIDQNSVSFSISGIAGRFDGNEFMPQSAGDGVIIARVGNVTGTLKIKALDAIADIRFTPYSVNVDKGGTASISVIGKDINGYRAPIEDRDISWTVYNNVGTISNGVFKASNIDLSGALSANINGKVGNLMVKVGQGSDFDVSQLPKPLDFESIDSKNREVSVSNTNDSFKFMVFGDTDYNTLLKLQISLKAASIANKGYPLVVFTGDVNDKVLKSLTIPYIKAGNSYGVYDFRNSTFIMLDDTNGGLLSSNKDQWSWFLNTLNNVKGDNLFVVLPKPVWGSDGFKDTRESQLFEDTLQKFKEDTGKNVWIIYNGDTPFYTTLNDSIRYISNYGTNYDGGNIDIYNNARYISIMVNGKDIYYQDKNLFTK, from the coding sequence TTGAAGTACCGAAAAGCTATAAGCATGTGTATATCTTTAATAATTATTTTTTCATCGATTTTTATGAATGGTATTGCTGCAGATGCTTACACTGTAATAACTTCAAATGAAAGCCAGCAAATATTAAGCAAAGGTGTTACAGAAAAGAATATTACATATTTTACGACAGATGGTTTTATCAATATCAATGTTTTGGATGTGGACTTAAGCGACAGTAACACATCAATATCCACCATTTTTAATCCATCTGGTTTTAAAGACAGAATGGATGTAGAAGACATGGCAAATGGCAACGGTGCTATAGCCGCAGTAAATGGCGATTTTTTTGACACTAAGCAAGGGTTTATCGTAGGAGCATCAGTTAAAGACGGAAATCTTTTAACTGTCCCATACTATCAAGGGAATTACGCCACATTTGCCATTGACAAAAACAACGTGCCATCAATAGGATATTGGAAAAGCACTTCTCTTAGCATAACACTTCCAGATGGCAATCAAGTTCCCGTAAGTGCTTTAAACAACGTAGGTTCCATAGGCAGTGGTACATCTTGCGTCATATTTACGAAAGACTGGAATGATGAGACACCGGGTCTAATCGATAGCTATAAAGACCTTGTTGAAGTATTGGTTGACAAAAACGGCAGTGTCTTAGAGGTAAGGCAAAGCCAAGGTCCCGCAGCGATTCCCGATGGAGGTTATTCTATAGATGCAACAGGCGACGTAGCAAAGATTTTATTAAATCTAAAACAAGGAGATAAAATCATCAAAAATATCTCTACAGACCCTCCATTTGACAACTTTAAGATGGCTGTAAGCGGAGGAACCATTTTGGTACAAAACGGTTCAATACCGTCGCAATTTACCGACAATGTAGATGGCATATACGCAAGGACAGCTATAGGCTATACTGAAGATAAGAAGCATGTAATAATAGCAACAGTTGACAACGCCAACACGAGAGGGATGACAGAAAGTGAATTAGCGCAGCTTATGTTAAGCTTAGGCGCTTATGATGCTATGAACTTAGACGGTGGCGGCTCAACTCAAATGGCCATAAGACCTTTAGGAGATAGTCAAGCAAAGGTCCAAAATGAAGTTCCTGGCTTCGAAAGAAATGTAGCCAACGGCGTTGGAGTATTCAACACAGCACCAACAGGAAATCTATACGCCATAAAAGTTGAAGCAGATAGCCCAAATGTCTTTGTAGGCACCCACAGAGCAATCATCGTAAAGGGATATGATGCAAATTATCAACCAGTAAAAATCGATCAAAACTCTGTATCATTTTCTATAAGCGGCATAGCAGGAAGATTTGATGGAAATGAATTTATGCCTCAAAGTGCAGGTGACGGCGTAATAATAGCAAGAGTAGGCAATGTGACTGGTACATTGAAAATAAAGGCTTTAGATGCTATAGCAGACATAAGATTTACACCTTATTCGGTCAATGTCGATAAAGGCGGGACTGCATCAATATCTGTGATAGGGAAAGACATAAACGGCTATAGAGCACCTATAGAAGACCGAGACATAAGCTGGACGGTTTACAACAATGTGGGCACTATTTCAAATGGAGTCTTCAAAGCATCAAATATCGATCTATCTGGTGCTTTGTCGGCAAATATAAATGGAAAAGTGGGCAATTTAATGGTAAAAGTGGGACAAGGATCAGATTTTGACGTATCACAACTTCCAAAGCCATTGGACTTTGAATCTATTGACAGCAAAAATAGAGAAGTAAGCGTCAGCAACACTAACGATTCGTTTAAATTCATGGTATTTGGGGACACAGATTACAATACGCTTTTGAAGCTTCAAATTTCTTTAAAAGCTGCCAGCATAGCCAATAAAGGCTATCCTTTAGTAGTTTTCACAGGGGATGTAAATGACAAAGTCTTAAAATCACTTACGATTCCGTATATAAAAGCAGGTAATTCTTACGGAGTATATGACTTTAGAAATTCGACATTTATCATGTTGGATGATACTAATGGAGGTTTGCTATCATCCAATAAAGACCAGTGGAGTTGGTTTCTAAACACATTAAACAACGTAAAAGGAGATAATCTATTTGTAGTTTTGCCAAAACCTGTATGGGGCTCCGATGGATTTAAAGATACAAGAGAATCTCAACTGTTTGAGGATACACTGCAAAAATTCAAAGAAGATACAGGTAAAAACGTATGGATAATATACAATGGCGACACACCTTTCTATACAACCTTAAATGATAGCATAAGATATATATCTAATTACGGAACAAATTATGACGGTGGCAATATAGACATATACAATAATGCAAGATACATTTCAATAATGGTAAATGGAAAAGACATTTACTATCAAGATAAGAATTTGTTTACAAAGTAA
- the yyaC gene encoding spore protease YyaC, translating to MDELRVRYDDKNAINLMSAYLAEQINFDSVILCIGTDKCIGDSLGPIVGDMISKMTSGISVYGTLKNPIHAMNLEENIAHIKKKHPYSNIIAVDACLGDKDNIGKISIKKSPIYPGKGVGKVLPAVGDISIIGVIDAFDIIPVHNTRLGFVFEMAEVIAMSIHRAFYLKATIKNNSDVSQS from the coding sequence ATGGATGAATTGCGGGTTAGATATGACGACAAAAACGCCATCAATCTCATGTCAGCGTATTTAGCAGAGCAGATAAACTTTGATTCTGTGATACTTTGCATAGGAACCGATAAATGCATCGGAGATTCGTTAGGGCCTATTGTAGGAGACATGATATCAAAAATGACCAGCGGCATAAGCGTATATGGAACATTAAAAAATCCGATACATGCAATGAACCTTGAAGAAAACATCGCACACATTAAGAAAAAGCATCCATACAGCAACATCATTGCTGTTGATGCTTGCCTTGGAGATAAAGACAACATAGGTAAAATATCCATAAAAAAATCGCCGATATATCCAGGCAAAGGAGTAGGAAAAGTATTGCCTGCCGTCGGCGACATATCTATAATAGGCGTGATTGACGCCTTTGACATAATACCTGTACATAATACAAGGCTTGGATTTGTATTTGAGATGGCAGAAGTCATAGCCATGAGCATACATAGAGCTTTTTATTTGAAAGCAACCATAAAAAATAACTCTGACGTAAGTCAGAGCTAA
- a CDS encoding Gmad2 immunoglobulin-like domain-containing protein: MKKAFLVLILIAAISLSGCFTNTKTKTEKNAPISPKSTVQAVKEVSLYFLNSKMSGLNMEVRSVSENADLLKQVINELMKGPSDQYSKPIIPDNTKLLSVQLKDTTAYVNFSKDYTSSTSIDGTTAKYMVAALVNTLTGLPNINSVQILVEGNKIDSLYGYKIGLDPLNRIVLTGEVYIDKDRIKKLQESTSFGKDSWRLDPMKVIQEEGGIVGFSPDDDFSLESKKGGIALINAIHDNKSYLVTLVQPEGDKEGNIWVISDVKPKFTKIPEADPTKGETFIYGIVQAINYDTRVVTIEREYQDTSDINNVAGPDIKVLPNAIIHRQSKIGYDSQGGYQYSETDMDFTDIKVGDELGMILTKNKEARAVIDSDKNTITSYSSQEANIIVLSPMRNNSVTSPIKVVGKARVFEAVVNIRLLDSNGNILTQTSVQASAGAPSWGDFQADIQYNPLSTPQDGTLQVFSLSPKDGSVQDLVSIPLYLK; the protein is encoded by the coding sequence ATGAAGAAGGCGTTTTTAGTCTTGATATTGATCGCTGCAATTTCTTTGTCGGGTTGCTTTACAAACACGAAAACTAAGACGGAAAAAAATGCCCCTATAAGCCCGAAATCTACTGTTCAAGCTGTTAAAGAAGTTTCGCTGTATTTTTTAAATAGCAAGATGTCAGGATTGAATATGGAAGTAAGAAGCGTATCCGAAAATGCGGACTTACTGAAACAGGTGATAAATGAATTGATGAAAGGCCCTTCAGATCAATATTCAAAACCTATAATTCCTGACAACACAAAGCTTCTATCGGTTCAGTTGAAAGATACTACAGCATATGTCAACTTTTCTAAAGATTATACATCTTCAACAAGCATCGATGGGACTACAGCTAAGTACATGGTTGCTGCACTCGTAAATACACTTACTGGACTTCCAAACATAAACAGTGTCCAGATTTTAGTGGAAGGCAACAAGATAGATTCACTTTATGGTTATAAAATAGGCCTTGATCCATTGAATAGGATTGTGCTTACAGGAGAAGTGTACATTGATAAAGACAGGATTAAAAAACTTCAGGAGAGTACGTCATTTGGAAAGGATTCATGGAGATTGGATCCGATGAAAGTAATACAAGAGGAAGGCGGCATTGTTGGATTTTCGCCTGATGACGATTTTTCATTAGAATCTAAAAAGGGTGGGATTGCACTCATAAATGCTATCCATGACAATAAGTCTTATCTTGTGACACTTGTCCAACCAGAAGGTGATAAAGAAGGCAATATATGGGTTATAAGTGATGTCAAGCCGAAATTTACGAAGATACCTGAAGCAGATCCTACAAAAGGAGAAACATTCATATATGGCATCGTACAAGCTATCAATTACGATACGAGAGTCGTTACGATAGAGCGGGAATACCAAGATACAAGTGATATAAATAATGTAGCAGGTCCAGATATTAAGGTATTGCCAAATGCCATAATACACCGCCAGTCAAAGATCGGCTACGACAGTCAAGGTGGTTACCAGTATTCAGAGACAGACATGGATTTTACAGATATAAAAGTAGGTGATGAGCTTGGCATGATTTTGACGAAAAATAAAGAAGCGCGGGCTGTGATTGATTCTGACAAAAACACAATCACATCCTACAGTAGCCAGGAGGCAAACATAATCGTGTTGTCGCCTATGAGAAACAACAGCGTTACAAGCCCTATAAAAGTGGTAGGAAAGGCCAGGGTTTTTGAAGCTGTTGTTAATATAAGGCTGTTGGATTCAAATGGCAATATATTGACGCAGACATCTGTGCAGGCAAGTGCTGGTGCACCATCGTGGGGAGATTTTCAAGCAGACATACAGTACAATCCATTATCAACACCACAAGATGGCACACTGCAGGTATTTTCATTAAGCCCAAAAGATGGCTCTGTGCAAGATCTTGTGTCAATACCATTGTACCTAAAGTAA
- a CDS encoding sensor histidine kinase, whose protein sequence is MSLRWKIFSIYFIILIVSLASTGIYLFNNIYESYLANERVTNLTQANMIANLVSKFIGVSSYLIEPTIVDYANQINSRILFTDVNGKVIVDSAGNGGIEGKDINNYSDIKSALKGTGSTSIHYITGSGWTMYSAVPVTIKNEIVGSVLLSTSIDDVMNFLYSIKMQMIYTFTDIGSIVSILSLIVAAFITKPLKRLTDATKIISEGKFDYKVDVKGNDEIGRLADAFNDMGTKLMKIDEERKRFVSDASHELKTPLAAIKALVEPLISSDNVDISVYKEFLKDINSEVDRMTRLVNELLVLAKIDKIRSIENKTENITEIAYNVIENLEAIADQKGVSLIFENEKNIFADVDADRFYRMIYNVVENGIKYTPSGGSVKLTLDSDDKNVYITISDTGIGISQETLPKVFERFSRGDTARSQKTGGFGLGLAIVKEIVDLHKGHIDVKSTVGEGTVFYITIPVKNI, encoded by the coding sequence TTGAGTTTAAGGTGGAAGATATTTTCGATTTATTTTATTATTCTAATAGTTTCGTTAGCTTCTACAGGTATTTATCTTTTCAACAATATTTATGAAAGCTACCTTGCAAATGAAAGAGTTACTAATTTGACTCAGGCTAATATGATTGCAAATTTGGTTTCTAAATTTATAGGCGTCTCCTCGTATTTGATTGAGCCTACCATTGTTGACTATGCAAACCAGATTAACTCGCGGATCCTTTTTACTGATGTAAATGGAAAAGTGATAGTTGATTCTGCAGGAAATGGCGGTATTGAAGGCAAAGATATAAATAACTACAGTGATATTAAATCTGCTTTAAAAGGGACAGGCTCTACAAGCATACATTACATCACAGGTTCTGGTTGGACCATGTATTCTGCCGTTCCTGTGACTATAAAAAATGAGATTGTAGGGAGCGTCCTATTATCTACGTCTATTGATGACGTGATGAATTTTTTGTACTCTATTAAAATGCAGATGATATACACATTTACTGACATAGGTTCAATTGTAAGCATATTAAGCTTAATAGTCGCTGCATTTATAACTAAGCCTTTAAAAAGGCTTACAGACGCTACAAAGATAATATCCGAAGGTAAATTTGACTACAAAGTTGATGTTAAGGGAAATGATGAAATAGGCAGGCTGGCAGATGCATTTAACGATATGGGTACTAAGCTTATGAAGATAGACGAGGAGAGAAAAAGATTTGTTTCTGATGCATCGCATGAACTTAAAACGCCATTGGCGGCAATAAAAGCCCTCGTAGAACCGCTTATATCCAGTGATAATGTCGATATATCTGTGTATAAGGAGTTTTTAAAGGACATAAATTCTGAAGTTGACAGAATGACGAGGCTTGTAAATGAATTGCTGGTTTTAGCAAAGATTGACAAAATACGCTCGATCGAAAATAAAACGGAAAATATTACTGAGATTGCTTACAATGTCATTGAAAACCTTGAAGCCATAGCTGATCAAAAAGGTGTTTCACTGATATTTGAAAACGAGAAAAACATTTTTGCAGATGTTGATGCAGATAGATTTTACAGGATGATATACAATGTTGTTGAAAACGGCATAAAGTACACTCCAAGTGGCGGCTCGGTCAAACTGACTCTTGATTCAGATGATAAAAATGTCTACATCACCATATCTGATACAGGAATAGGAATAAGTCAGGAAACGCTACCTAAGGTGTTTGAAAGGTTTTCCAGAGGCGATACGGCAAGATCTCAAAAGACTGGAGGTTTTGGATTGGGTTTGGCCATAGTAAAGGAGATTGTAGATTTGCATAAAGGACACATAGACGTTAAAAGCACCGTCGGCGAAGGCACCGTTTTCTACATAACGATTCCGGTTAAGAACATTTAA
- a CDS encoding rubrerythrin family protein — protein MREMTTKNLSDAYAGESQAHMRYQIFADVAEKEGKPNIAKLFRAISYAELVHATNHYKTLGEVKDTVANLDKAIAGETFEVEEMYPAYKAVADLQEEKSADKSFNYALEAEKLHAKMYTDAKAAALKNEDIAISKVYICPVCGYTAIDTAPEKCPVCGAPRDKFVVF, from the coding sequence ATGAGAGAAATGACGACAAAAAATCTAAGCGATGCATACGCAGGTGAAAGCCAGGCTCACATGAGGTATCAAATTTTTGCTGATGTTGCTGAAAAGGAGGGTAAGCCAAACATAGCAAAGCTTTTTAGAGCTATATCTTACGCCGAATTAGTTCATGCTACAAATCACTACAAGACATTAGGCGAAGTGAAAGACACAGTAGCAAATCTTGACAAGGCAATAGCAGGTGAGACGTTTGAAGTAGAAGAAATGTATCCAGCATATAAAGCTGTAGCAGATCTGCAGGAGGAGAAATCTGCAGATAAAAGCTTCAACTATGCTCTTGAAGCTGAGAAGTTACATGCTAAGATGTATACAGATGCAAAAGCAGCGGCACTTAAAAATGAAGACATAGCTATATCTAAAGTGTATATTTGCCCAGTTTGCGGGTATACGGCAATTGATACAGCTCCAGAAAAATGTCCAGTATGTGGAGCACCAAGAGATAAGTTTGTTGTATTCTAA
- the metK gene encoding methionine adenosyltransferase codes for MKKYFTSESVTEGHPDKICDQISDAIVDEILKNDPYARVACETAVTTGMVLVMGEISTKCYVDIPKIARKVIEEIGYTRAKYGFDADTCSVLTSIDEQSPDIALGVDKALEVKKGISHDELEEQGAGDQGMMFGYACTETPELMPLPISLAHRLARRLAEVRKNGTLDYLRPDGKTQVTIEYVDDVPKRVDSIVVSTQHSPDVDHDKIENDVKEYVIKPIVPPELIDEDTKIYVNPTGRFVVGGPQGDSGLTGRKIIVDTYGGYARHGGGAFSGKDPSKVDRSAAYAARYVAKNIVAAGLAEKCEVQLAYAIGVATPLEVNVDTFGTGKISDEEISEIVKKVFDLRPAAIIRDLDLRRPIYRQVAAYGHFGRTDLDLTWERTDRAEILKKLAFNK; via the coding sequence ATGAAAAAGTATTTTACTTCAGAATCAGTTACTGAAGGACATCCAGATAAAATTTGCGATCAGATATCTGATGCTATTGTAGATGAGATCCTAAAAAATGATCCTTATGCAAGGGTAGCTTGTGAGACTGCTGTCACGACAGGTATGGTATTGGTAATGGGCGAAATATCCACAAAGTGCTACGTTGACATACCCAAAATTGCAAGAAAGGTTATAGAAGAGATAGGGTATACGCGGGCAAAATACGGTTTTGATGCTGACACATGCTCTGTGCTTACATCAATAGATGAACAGTCTCCAGATATAGCATTGGGAGTTGATAAGGCTCTGGAAGTTAAAAAAGGCATCTCCCACGATGAGCTGGAAGAACAAGGTGCTGGAGACCAAGGTATGATGTTTGGATACGCATGTACAGAGACGCCTGAACTTATGCCTCTTCCAATATCATTAGCCCATAGACTTGCTCGCAGATTAGCAGAGGTAAGGAAAAATGGCACTTTAGATTATCTAAGACCTGATGGCAAGACACAGGTGACGATTGAGTACGTTGATGACGTACCAAAAAGAGTTGATTCAATCGTCGTATCTACACAACACTCGCCAGACGTTGATCATGATAAGATTGAAAATGATGTAAAAGAGTATGTAATAAAACCTATCGTTCCACCAGAGCTTATTGATGAAGATACGAAGATATATGTAAATCCGACAGGAAGATTCGTAGTTGGTGGACCGCAAGGGGACAGTGGCCTTACAGGAAGGAAGATAATAGTCGACACTTATGGTGGATATGCAAGACATGGCGGTGGTGCTTTTTCTGGCAAAGACCCGTCGAAAGTTGACAGATCTGCTGCGTACGCTGCACGGTATGTAGCGAAAAACATTGTAGCTGCTGGACTTGCTGAAAAGTGTGAAGTTCAATTGGCATATGCTATAGGCGTAGCTACACCATTAGAAGTCAATGTAGATACTTTTGGCACTGGAAAGATATCTGATGAAGAGATATCTGAAATAGTCAAAAAGGTATTTGATTTAAGACCTGCTGCTATCATAAGAGATCTTGATTTAAGAAGGCCTATTTATAGACAAGTTGCAGCGTATGGACATTTTGGCCGAACAGATCTTGACCTTACATGGGAGAGAACTGACAGAGCTGAAATATTGAAAAAACTTGCTTTTAATAAATAA
- a CDS encoding peroxiredoxin, whose amino-acid sequence MSLVGKKAPEFKLDSTKGQISLSDYKGKWVVLFFYPLDFSSVCSTEIPEFNRMKPEFDKLNAELLGINTDSVYSHKAWIDSLGGVDFPLLSDYNKEVTKQYGILIEDAGIALRAAFIINPEGNVDYEVVHEPVIGRNVDEILRVLNALQTGHACPVGWKPGDKVLD is encoded by the coding sequence ATGTCATTGGTAGGTAAGAAAGCTCCTGAATTTAAGTTAGACAGCACAAAAGGTCAAATATCCTTAAGCGATTATAAAGGTAAATGGGTAGTACTTTTCTTTTATCCACTTGACTTTTCGTCAGTATGTTCAACAGAAATACCTGAGTTTAACAGGATGAAACCTGAATTTGACAAGCTCAATGCTGAGTTATTAGGTATTAACACAGATAGCGTTTACTCGCACAAGGCATGGATAGATAGTCTTGGTGGTGTTGATTTTCCGCTTTTATCTGATTACAACAAAGAAGTCACAAAGCAGTATGGAATACTTATTGAAGATGCTGGTATAGCATTGAGAGCTGCATTCATCATTAATCCTGAGGGAAATGTTGATTACGAAGTTGTACATGAGCCAGTAATCGGCAGAAATGTCGATGAAATATTGAGAGTGCTTAATGCACTTCAAACAGGTCATGCTTGCCCTGTAGGTTGGAAACCAGGGGACAAAGTATTAGATTAA